The proteins below are encoded in one region of Canis lupus dingo isolate Sandy chromosome 30, ASM325472v2, whole genome shotgun sequence:
- the LOC112675489 gene encoding LOW QUALITY PROTEIN: olfactory receptor 4F6-like (The sequence of the model RefSeq protein was modified relative to this genomic sequence to represent the inferred CDS: inserted 1 base in 1 codon), translating to MDEGNHSVVLEFVFLGLSTSWEIQLLLFLFSCVYYMASLMGNLLIVXVTSDPRLQSPMYLLLANLSIIDLMFCSSTALKMIYDLLRECKTISFGSFVAHIFFIHAVRSPEMVLLIGSLIAMAFDRYVAICKPLHYLTIMTLRKCILFLVASWIIGLIHSVTQLAFVVDLSFCGPNDLDSFFCDLPWFIKLACTYTSTLGFMVTGFISVASFFILIISYTFILVTIQKKSLGSRSKALSTLSAHVTVVVLFFGPLIFFYVWPFPTSHLDEFLAVFDAVLTPFLSLVIYAFRNKEMKVAMRRLCSQLVK from the exons ATGGATGAAGGCAATCACTCTGTGGTGTTGGAGTTTGTGTTCCTGGGACTCTCCACCTCCTGGGAGATCcagctccttctcttcctcttttcctgtgTGTACTATATGGCCAGCCTGATGGGAAACCTCCTCATTG CTGTGACCTCTGACCCTCGTTTACAATCCCCCATGTACTTACTACTGGCCAACCTTTCCATCATTGACTTGATGTTTTGCTCTTCCACAGCTCTCAAGATGATTTATGATCTTTTAAGAGAGTGCAAAACCATCTCTTTTGGGAGCTTTGTAgctcatatcttctttatccatgcagtTAGGAGCCCTGAGATGGTGCTGCTCATC ggatccctcatcgcCATGGCCTTTGACAGATATGTTGCCATATGTAAGCCTTTGCACTACCTGACGATCATGACCCTGAGGAAGTGCATTTTATTTCTAGTCGCTTCCTGGATTATTGGCCTTATTCATTCAGTGACTCAACTGGCTTTTGTTGTGGACTTGTCCTTCTGTGGGCCTAATGATTTAGATAGCTTTTTCTGTGACCTTCCTTGGTTTATCAAACTTGCTTGCACATACACAAGCACGTTGGGATTCATGGTTACTGGCTTTATTTCTGTGGCCTCCTTTTTCATTCTAATCATCTCTTACACCTTTATTTTGGTGACTATTCAGAAAAAGTCTTTGGGAAGTAGGTCCAAGGCCCTCTCCACTTTGTCAGCTCATGTCACTGTGGTTGTTTTGTTCTTTGGGCCATTAATCTTCTTCTATGTGTGGCCCTTCCCCACATCACATCTGGATGAATTCCTTGCCGTCTTTGATGCAGTTCTCACTCCTTTTCTGAGTCTGGTCATCTACGCTTTTAGGAATAAGGAGATGAAGGTGGCAATGAGGAGACTGTGTTCTCAGTTGGTGAAATAG